A stretch of Triticum aestivum cultivar Chinese Spring chromosome 1D, IWGSC CS RefSeq v2.1, whole genome shotgun sequence DNA encodes these proteins:
- the LOC123172667 gene encoding photosystem II reaction center W protein, chloroplastic has translation MAMISATTVVLATRPSPAAGLPQLRVARAVRLRCSYSKDSKRASLALAPVILKGAPLLAAASAMSAATLAEVDERMSAERTRLSNDLLGWILLVAVGLVLSFYTVYSSMPILDDDDDQSSAGGITL, from the coding sequence ATGGCAATGATCAGCGCCACCACCGTCGTCTTGGCCACCAGACCGTCGCCGGCTGCAGGGCTTCCTCAGTTGAGAGTGGCCAGGGCCGTGAGGCTGAGGTGCAGCTACTCCAAGGACAGCAAGAGGGCATCTTTGGCTCTGGCTCCGGTGATACTCAAGGGCGCGCcgctgctcgctgcggcgagcgCCATGTCGGCCGCAACGCTGGCGGAGGTGGACGAGCGGATGTCGGCTGAGCGTACCCGGCTGAGCAACGACCTACTGGGGTGGATCCTGCTGGTTGCCGTCGGCCTCGTCCTGTCCTTCTACACCGTCTACTCCTCCATGCCCATCCTCGACGATGATGATGACCAATCCAGCGCTGGCGGCATCACTCTCTGA